One Flavobacteriales bacterium genomic region harbors:
- a CDS encoding SCO family protein — protein MVVVYPMLKKQQRLKVFQPADVNPNLVDTDMQRTARAHRIGEFKLIDQTGDTVTNADFDGHIYVADFFFTTCPSICPKMTANLTELAEFYKNDTDIMFLSHSVTPQIDSVPVLAAYGEEHGADPAKWKLTTGLKKHIYELARRSYFAVTTEGDGGEDDFIHTENFILVDKERKIRGFYDGTSKDDMERLKKDVEILRYEYE, from the coding sequence ATGGTGGTGGTGTATCCGATGCTGAAAAAACAGCAGCGGCTCAAGGTGTTCCAACCAGCGGATGTCAATCCAAATTTGGTTGATACCGATATGCAGCGCACGGCAAGAGCGCACCGTATTGGCGAATTCAAGTTGATAGATCAAACGGGAGACACCGTTACCAATGCTGACTTTGATGGTCATATTTACGTAGCTGATTTCTTCTTTACCACGTGTCCGAGCATCTGTCCGAAGATGACGGCCAACCTCACCGAACTGGCCGAATTCTATAAAAATGACACGGACATCATGTTCCTGTCACATTCGGTAACGCCTCAAATTGATAGCGTGCCTGTGTTGGCAGCTTATGGAGAGGAACATGGTGCCGACCCCGCCAAGTGGAAGCTGACAACAGGCCTTAAAAAGCATATTTATGAGTTGGCGCGCAGAAGCTATTTTGCTGTGACCACTGAAGGCGATGGAGGCGAGGACGATTTCATCCACACGGAGAACTTCATTCTGGTGGATAAGGAGAGGAAGATCCGTGGATTTTATGATGGAACCTCCAAAGACGACATGGAACGCCTTAAAAAGGACGTGGAAATTCTGCGCTACGAATACGAGTAA
- a CDS encoding peptide chain release factor 3: protein MTHKQEVERRRTFAIISHPDAGKTTLTEKLLLFGGAIQVAGAVKSNKIKKTATSDFLEIEKQRGISVATSVMGFEYRDKKVNILDTPGHQDFAEDTYRTLTAVDSVIVVIDVAKGVEAQTEKLAEVCRMRNTPVIVFINKLDREGKDAFELLDEVEDKLQIKVRPMSWPIGMGQRFKGVYNLYENNLSLFSGTDKQRKEDTVDIKDLDDPLVDKMVGEDAANTLRDEVELVEGVYEPLNLQDYLDAKVAPVFFGSALNMFGVREMLDCFIDIAPSPRGMETEERHIDPLDEKFTGFVFKIHANIDPNHRNRIAFLRITSGTFERNKPYTHVRLGKPLRFSNPTSFMAQKKEVIDEAFPGDIVGLHDPGNFKIGDALSEGEPLHFLGIPSFSPEMFRYVENADPMKTKQFAKGLDMLMDEGVAQLFTRKTNNRKIIGCVGALQFEVIEHRLEHEYGAKCRYEAVSLYKACWISSDDEKELDKFIDMKMNALAEDKDGKLVFLADSAWALQMAQEQYPNIEFHFKSEF, encoded by the coding sequence ATGACGCACAAGCAGGAAGTAGAAAGAAGGCGCACATTCGCCATTATCAGTCACCCGGATGCGGGTAAGACCACATTGACCGAAAAGTTGCTGTTGTTCGGTGGTGCCATTCAGGTGGCGGGAGCCGTAAAGAGCAACAAGATCAAGAAAACCGCTACGTCCGACTTCTTGGAGATAGAGAAGCAGCGGGGTATCTCGGTGGCCACATCTGTTATGGGTTTCGAGTACAGAGACAAGAAGGTCAATATTCTTGATACGCCCGGACACCAGGATTTTGCAGAGGACACGTACCGCACGCTCACGGCTGTTGACAGCGTTATTGTGGTTATTGATGTGGCGAAAGGAGTTGAGGCACAGACGGAGAAATTGGCCGAGGTGTGCCGTATGCGAAATACGCCAGTCATCGTGTTCATCAACAAACTCGATAGAGAAGGAAAAGATGCTTTTGAGCTGCTTGATGAGGTGGAAGACAAGCTACAGATAAAGGTGCGCCCGATGAGTTGGCCTATTGGCATGGGGCAGCGTTTCAAAGGCGTGTACAACCTGTACGAGAACAATCTTTCGCTTTTCAGCGGAACGGACAAGCAGCGCAAAGAGGACACCGTTGATATCAAAGACCTTGATGATCCGTTGGTAGATAAGATGGTCGGGGAGGACGCGGCCAACACGCTTCGCGATGAGGTTGAACTGGTAGAAGGCGTTTACGAACCGCTCAATCTTCAAGATTACTTGGATGCAAAAGTTGCTCCTGTGTTCTTCGGTAGCGCGTTGAACATGTTCGGGGTGCGCGAGATGTTGGACTGCTTCATCGATATTGCGCCATCGCCACGCGGCATGGAAACCGAAGAACGTCATATCGACCCGTTGGATGAGAAGTTCACAGGCTTCGTGTTCAAGATCCATGCGAACATCGATCCGAATCACCGCAACCGAATTGCTTTCTTGCGTATTACATCAGGAACATTCGAACGCAACAAACCTTACACGCATGTGCGTTTGGGCAAGCCGTTGCGTTTCAGCAACCCGACCTCGTTCATGGCGCAGAAGAAAGAAGTGATCGATGAGGCATTTCCTGGTGATATTGTCGGTCTTCACGATCCAGGAAACTTCAAAATCGGAGATGCGCTTTCAGAAGGCGAGCCATTGCATTTCCTTGGTATTCCGAGCTTCTCGCCAGAGATGTTCCGCTACGTGGAGAATGCCGATCCGATGAAAACCAAGCAGTTTGCCAAAGGACTGGACATGCTGATGGACGAAGGCGTGGCGCAGCTGTTCACGCGCAAAACCAACAATCGTAAGATCATCGGTTGCGTGGGTGCGCTTCAGTTTGAGGTTATTGAGCATCGTTTGGAACACGAATACGGAGCCAAGTGCCGTTATGAGGCCGTCAGTCTGTACAAAGCCTGTTGGATCAGTTCTGATGATGAAAAGGAACTTGATAAATTCATTGACATGAAGATGAACGCGTTGGCCGAGGACAAGGACGGAAAACTGGTTTTCTTGGCAGACAGTGCTTGGGCATTGCAGATGGCGCAGGAGCAATATCCCAATATCGAGTTTCACTTCAAGAGCGAGTTTTGA
- a CDS encoding MBL fold metallo-hydrolase, translating into MRLEFLGTGTSQGVPVLGCQCPVCTSDDPRDQRLRSSVIVSINGIKIVIDTGPDFRQQMLRSGNVDCDAVLFTHEHMDHVAGLDDIRAINFLQRKNMPLYGSEGVEEALHRIYHYAFATNPYPGAPIIQFNRIGDEPFDVLGVNVIPIRVKHGKMPVYGFRLGDLTYITDAKFIDEEEREKIRGSKIVVVNALRIKEHHSHMNLEQALEFMEDLKPEHGYFTHISHLLGNHAIIEQELPDNIRLAYDGLIVET; encoded by the coding sequence GTGCGTTTGGAATTCTTAGGAACAGGAACATCTCAAGGTGTGCCTGTGCTGGGCTGTCAATGTCCCGTCTGTACATCAGACGACCCGCGCGACCAACGGTTACGGTCGTCCGTCATTGTTTCGATAAACGGAATCAAGATTGTGATCGATACCGGACCGGATTTCCGTCAGCAGATGTTGCGTTCGGGCAATGTGGATTGCGATGCCGTGCTTTTTACCCACGAACACATGGACCATGTGGCAGGTTTGGACGACATCCGCGCCATCAATTTTCTGCAACGAAAGAACATGCCCTTGTATGGTTCCGAAGGCGTGGAAGAGGCGTTGCATCGCATCTATCATTACGCATTTGCCACCAATCCATATCCGGGTGCGCCCATCATACAGTTCAATCGAATTGGAGATGAGCCGTTTGACGTGCTTGGTGTGAATGTGATCCCCATTCGGGTGAAGCACGGGAAAATGCCAGTTTACGGTTTCCGTTTAGGTGATCTCACTTACATCACCGATGCCAAGTTTATAGATGAGGAGGAACGGGAAAAGATCCGTGGTTCGAAGATCGTGGTGGTGAATGCGCTGCGCATCAAGGAACATCATTCGCACATGAACTTGGAACAGGCCTTGGAGTTCATGGAAGACCTGAAACCCGAACACGGTTACTTCACGCACATCAGTCATCTGTTGGGAAATCATGCAATCATTGAGCAGGAATTGCCCGATAACATCCGTTTGGCCTACGATGGTCTGATCGTTGAGACCTGA
- a CDS encoding DUF1003 domain-containing protein, with product MEKETCHVSKKALPVEDVTAFDMIKKPIIALIRKDHPDFESGHFISNSELNNYRKRYLALIITKEKRELNKLENQVVKAINENQILSENIEPELESELTLGQRIADRIAEFGGSWTFIITFFSFLILWMIINVLFLASKAFDPYPFILLNLILSCLAAIQAPIIMMSQNRQEQKDRMRSEHDFKVNLKAELEIRLLNEKIDHMIIHQNKRLLEIQDLQLDYLNQLVEYNNKRK from the coding sequence ATGGAAAAAGAAACCTGCCACGTTTCTAAGAAGGCACTTCCGGTGGAAGATGTCACGGCATTCGATATGATCAAAAAGCCGATCATCGCGCTTATCCGGAAAGACCATCCCGATTTCGAATCCGGTCATTTCATCTCAAATTCTGAACTGAACAACTACCGGAAACGCTATTTGGCACTCATCATTACCAAAGAGAAACGGGAACTGAACAAATTGGAGAATCAGGTGGTGAAGGCCATCAACGAAAATCAGATCCTTTCTGAGAACATAGAACCGGAACTGGAGAGCGAACTGACGCTGGGGCAGCGGATTGCCGACAGGATCGCTGAGTTCGGTGGAAGTTGGACGTTCATCATCACGTTTTTCAGTTTCCTCATCCTTTGGATGATAATCAATGTGTTATTCCTCGCCTCCAAGGCGTTCGACCCATATCCGTTCATTCTGCTCAACCTCATCCTTTCGTGCCTTGCGGCCATACAGGCGCCTATTATTATGATGAGCCAGAACCGGCAGGAACAGAAAGACCGCATGCGCAGCGAACACGACTTCAAAGTGAACCTGAAAGCAGAACTCGAAATTCGTTTGCTGAACGAGAAGATCGATCACATGATCATTCATCAGAACAAACGATTGCTTGAAATTCAGGACCTGCAGTTGGATTACCTCAACCAACTGGTGGAGTACAACAACAAGCGGAAATAG